The Apibacter raozihei genome contains a region encoding:
- the murA gene encoding UDP-N-acetylglucosamine 1-carboxyvinyltransferase yields the protein MNTFQIVGGKKLSGDFYPQGAKNEALQVICAVLLTSEPVRIKNIPEIQDVLKLIEILKTVGVKVSRNAKGDYTFCSNGIDFDFLKSKEFRKNGAQLRGSIMLLGPLLGRFKEAYIPIPGGDKIGRRRLDTHFQGFISLGAKFEYDDDEKFYSVTADELKGSYMLLEEASVTGTANVVMASILAKGQTQIYNAACEPYIQQLCKMLNSMGAKIEGIGSNLLTIQGVTELKGTEHTILPDMIEIGSIIGLAAMTKSEITIKDVSWENLGNIPDTFRRLGIEINRKGDDMHIPEQEHYKIQNFIDGSILTISDAPWPGFTPDLLSIVLVVATQAKGSVLIHQKMFESRLFFVDKLIDMGAQIILCDPHRATVIGLNQEAPLRATMMTSPDIRAGIALLIAAMSAKGTSQIHNIYQIDRGYENIDERLKALGADIQRIKV from the coding sequence ATCCGAACCTGTTAGAATTAAAAATATTCCGGAAATTCAGGATGTTCTTAAACTGATTGAAATATTAAAAACTGTAGGTGTAAAAGTATCCCGAAATGCCAAAGGTGACTATACATTTTGTTCTAATGGAATAGACTTTGACTTTTTAAAAAGTAAAGAATTTCGTAAAAATGGTGCTCAGTTAAGAGGATCAATTATGTTGCTGGGACCATTATTGGGAAGATTTAAAGAAGCCTACATACCAATACCGGGAGGCGATAAAATTGGTCGTAGAAGACTGGACACACATTTTCAAGGTTTCATAAGTTTAGGAGCTAAGTTTGAATACGATGATGATGAAAAATTTTATTCAGTTACAGCCGATGAACTGAAAGGAAGTTATATGCTTTTAGAAGAAGCATCTGTAACAGGTACTGCAAACGTAGTTATGGCATCAATTTTAGCAAAAGGTCAAACGCAAATATACAATGCAGCCTGCGAACCCTATATACAGCAATTATGCAAAATGCTCAATTCAATGGGTGCAAAAATTGAAGGTATTGGTTCTAATCTTCTCACGATACAGGGAGTAACAGAACTTAAAGGTACCGAGCACACCATACTTCCTGATATGATAGAAATTGGAAGTATCATCGGTTTGGCAGCAATGACTAAATCTGAGATTACCATAAAAGATGTTAGCTGGGAAAACTTAGGGAACATACCAGATACATTCAGGCGGTTAGGGATTGAAATAAATAGGAAAGGCGATGATATGCATATCCCTGAACAAGAGCATTACAAAATCCAAAATTTTATTGATGGCTCTATACTTACCATCTCAGATGCCCCCTGGCCAGGTTTTACCCCAGATTTATTAAGCATTGTATTGGTAGTTGCTACTCAGGCTAAAGGTAGTGTTCTGATTCATCAGAAAATGTTTGAAAGCAGACTCTTTTTTGTAGATAAATTAATTGATATGGGAGCTCAGATAATACTATGTGATCCGCATAGAGCTACTGTTATAGGTTTAAATCAGGAAGCTCCTTTACGAGCAACTATGATGACATCTCCCGATATACGTGCCGGCATCGCTTTACTAATAGCTGCTATGTCAGCCAAAGGTACAAGTCAGATACATAATATTTATCAGATTGACAGAGGATATGAAAATATTGATGAACGCTTAAAAGCTTTAGGAGCAGATATTCAGAGAATAAAAGTCTAA